In a genomic window of Hyalangium gracile:
- a CDS encoding LOG family protein, which translates to MTEIETIESFERHLRSGASLRGVVLQGLDLRGYTRELASVVLAGSVFLGCQLEQESVQAALAQGAMVFPPFLGLPYLPYRSGLYSTEELYAGFDPSRPESYADTLDARIYAHWSAQGRAHPVSIVEALAQRLHDHAITDAMEELLAGGGKHRKVVAIMGGHSMLRGQPDYRGVAVLARELTRHGFFMASGGGPGAMEATHVGAWFARRGEAELDAALAILARAPSYKDREWLSRAFEVRAAFPLSAEDRPACASLGIPTFHYGHEPPNAFATHVAKYFANSVREEGLITIAKAGIVYSPGSAGTIQEIFQDACQNHYNTVGVVSPMIFLGREFWTRTRPIYPLLEQLAQGQEYARFLRITDSLEEIVQALEEYDRFHTLSTIPR; encoded by the coding sequence ATGACCGAGATCGAGACCATCGAGTCCTTCGAGCGGCACCTGCGCAGCGGGGCCTCTCTGCGCGGTGTGGTCCTCCAGGGGCTGGATCTGCGCGGCTACACCCGGGAGCTCGCCTCCGTCGTGCTGGCGGGCTCCGTCTTCCTGGGCTGTCAGCTCGAGCAGGAGTCCGTGCAGGCCGCGCTCGCGCAGGGCGCCATGGTCTTCCCGCCCTTCCTGGGGCTGCCCTACCTGCCGTATCGCAGCGGCCTCTACTCGACCGAGGAGCTCTACGCCGGGTTCGATCCGTCCCGGCCCGAGAGCTACGCCGACACCCTGGACGCGCGCATCTATGCCCACTGGAGCGCGCAGGGCCGGGCGCACCCGGTCTCGATCGTGGAGGCGCTGGCGCAGCGGCTGCACGACCACGCCATCACCGACGCGATGGAGGAGCTGTTGGCCGGCGGGGGGAAGCACCGCAAGGTGGTGGCCATCATGGGCGGCCACTCCATGCTCCGAGGCCAGCCGGACTACCGGGGCGTGGCGGTGCTCGCCCGGGAGCTGACGCGCCACGGCTTCTTCATGGCGAGCGGCGGCGGCCCCGGCGCCATGGAGGCCACCCATGTGGGGGCCTGGTTCGCTCGCCGCGGCGAGGCGGAGCTGGACGCGGCGCTGGCCATCCTCGCCCGGGCGCCGAGCTACAAGGATCGGGAGTGGCTCTCTCGGGCCTTCGAGGTGCGCGCCGCCTTCCCGCTGAGCGCGGAGGATCGCCCGGCCTGTGCCAGCCTGGGCATCCCCACCTTCCACTACGGCCACGAGCCGCCCAACGCCTTCGCCACCCACGTGGCCAAGTACTTCGCCAACAGCGTGCGCGAGGAGGGCCTGATCACCATCGCGAAGGCGGGCATCGTCTACTCCCCCGGGAGCGCGGGCACCATCCAGGAGATCTTCCAGGACGCCTGCCAGAACCACTACAACACCGTGGGCGTGGTCAGCCCCATGATCTTCCTGGGGCGCGAGTTCTGGACGCGCACCCGCCCCATCTACCCGCTGCTGGAGCAGCTCGCCCAGGGGCAGGAGTACGCGCGCTTCCTGCGCATCACCGACTCGCTGGAGGAGATCGTCCAGGCGTTGGAGGAGTACGACCGCTTCCACACCCTGAGCACGATTCCCCGCTGA
- a CDS encoding MGMT family protein, translating to MPPTDERDYYERIYKVVNQIPRGKVATYGDVAAIVGDGCDGRIVGHALGALGPRSVQVAWQRVLGRNGKITTSGLHQTDKLAAEGVEFDERGYVLMNRCHWEGPTEEWALANGFQMLPKGGATDEPDNQLSLF from the coding sequence ATGCCCCCCACTGACGAGCGGGACTACTACGAGCGCATCTACAAGGTCGTGAACCAGATTCCCCGAGGCAAGGTGGCCACCTACGGGGACGTCGCCGCCATCGTGGGAGATGGGTGCGACGGCCGAATCGTCGGCCACGCGCTGGGAGCGCTGGGGCCGCGCTCGGTCCAGGTGGCCTGGCAGCGCGTCCTCGGCCGCAATGGGAAGATCACCACCTCCGGCCTCCATCAGACAGACAAGCTGGCCGCCGAGGGCGTCGAGTTCGACGAGCGGGGCTACGTCCTCATGAACCGCTGCCACTGGGAGGGGCCCACCGAGGAGTGGGCCCTGGCCAACGGCTTCCAGATGCTGCCCAAGGGCGGCGCGACCGACGAGCCGGACAACCAGCTCAGCCTGTTCTGA
- a CDS encoding RCC1 domain-containing protein, which translates to MSSFKALVGFVLLLVTGCISLPGIEPAVAPTIIESTQSATTVMASAPVTFHVTVQDSTASVLRFEWTASTGTLGTPTSTDATSEVTWTAPLCVPAGTLATITVSVTNGAELSASKTFDISANPCPEPAVSAGGTHSLALRADGTVWSWGSDGTGVNHLEPVQVAGLNSVIAVSAGTNFSLALRSNGTVWAWGRNAYGQLGDGSTTDRLTPAQVSGLSNITAMAAGGSHALALRGDGSVWAWGRNFYGQLGDGKTEDQSTPVQVAGLSNITDISAGFSHSLALKSDGSVWAWGDNGQGQLGDGTRSHRSTPVQVSGLNSSTAIDGGSSYSVALRSDGTVWAWGGNIFGTLGDGTTTQRLTPVQVSGLSNMTAVAAGDSHSLSLRSDGTVWSWGNNIDGALGIVAPAVLLTPGQVVGLDRITAIEAGGTHSLAVQSDGKLLAWGSNSEGQLGDGVPSQRSTPSQVLGVTTPLSVCGGGAHSMAMLADRTLKVWGANRNGQLGNGMTIESLTPLQEPTLLNVAAVALGSDHSLVLQGDGSVWAWGSNRGGPLGNGTTIDSLAPQRVMQVDNVIGVAAGGELSLALRRDGTVWAWGSFYLSDASAEFLPPMQVEGLSDITTIEAGSNHAVAVKNDGTVWAWGNNNDGVLGDGTTTDSLIPVRVSGLTSVASIAAGGGHSLALRSDGTVWSWGLNFNGQLGNGTVVGRRVPVQISGLSSIIAIAAGLAHSLALQSDGTVWAWGSNALGQIGDGTTIDRIVPVKVAALNGVTSIAAGELHSMAVRSDGTAWAWGSSSYGQLGDGTTSRRLVPVLPRLP; encoded by the coding sequence ATGTCCTCATTCAAGGCTCTCGTTGGCTTCGTGCTCCTCCTCGTCACGGGTTGCATCTCGCTTCCAGGCATCGAGCCGGCGGTGGCTCCCACGATCATCGAGAGCACACAGTCCGCGACCACCGTGATGGCCTCAGCCCCTGTCACCTTTCACGTGACGGTGCAGGACTCGACGGCAAGCGTGCTTCGCTTCGAGTGGACAGCCAGTACGGGGACTCTCGGGACGCCAACGAGCACGGATGCCACGAGCGAGGTGACATGGACCGCGCCGCTCTGTGTACCCGCTGGGACGCTGGCCACCATCACCGTGAGCGTCACGAACGGCGCGGAGCTTTCTGCCTCCAAGACCTTCGACATCTCCGCCAACCCTTGCCCTGAGCCTGCCGTCTCGGCAGGCGGCACTCACTCGTTGGCCCTGAGAGCCGACGGTACCGTTTGGAGTTGGGGCAGTGATGGGACGGGAGTGAACCACCTCGAGCCCGTGCAGGTGGCGGGACTGAACAGCGTCATCGCTGTCTCGGCAGGGACGAACTTCTCCCTGGCTTTGCGAAGTAACGGCACCGTTTGGGCCTGGGGGCGCAATGCATATGGTCAACTCGGCGATGGGTCGACGACCGACCGTCTTACTCCTGCGCAGGTATCTGGGTTGAGCAACATCACTGCCATGGCCGCAGGTGGGAGCCATGCTCTGGCCCTCCGAGGTGATGGCTCCGTCTGGGCCTGGGGGAGAAACTTCTACGGACAACTAGGTGATGGGAAGACGGAAGACCAGTCCACTCCCGTACAAGTAGCGGGACTGAGCAACATCACCGACATCTCTGCCGGGTTCTCTCATTCCCTTGCGCTCAAGAGTGATGGTTCCGTGTGGGCGTGGGGCGACAACGGGCAGGGCCAGCTCGGTGATGGGACAAGGTCCCATCGCTCCACTCCAGTACAAGTATCAGGGTTGAATAGCAGCACCGCCATTGATGGAGGTTCTAGCTATTCGGTGGCACTACGCAGCGACGGTACGGTCTGGGCATGGGGGGGCAATATATTCGGTACTTTAGGCGATGGGACGACTACCCAACGTCTTACTCCTGTGCAGGTATCGGGGCTGAGTAACATGACCGCTGTGGCAGCGGGTGACAGTCACTCGTTGTCCCTGCGCAGTGACGGCACGGTTTGGTCGTGGGGGAATAATATCGACGGCGCGCTTGGGATCGTCGCACCTGCCGTGCTCCTTACCCCTGGGCAGGTTGTCGGGCTCGACAGGATCACTGCCATTGAAGCGGGTGGCACCCACTCTCTGGCGGTTCAAAGCGATGGGAAACTACTGGCCTGGGGTTCCAACAGCGAAGGGCAACTGGGTGATGGCGTACCCTCACAGCGTTCCACTCCTTCGCAAGTGCTTGGAGTGACCACACCACTCTCAGTTTGCGGCGGTGGTGCGCATTCCATGGCCATGTTGGCCGACCGAACTCTCAAGGTTTGGGGAGCCAACCGCAACGGCCAGCTCGGCAATGGGATGACCATCGAAAGCCTGACGCCGCTTCAAGAGCCAACACTTCTTAATGTCGCGGCGGTTGCTTTGGGCAGCGATCACTCCCTGGTTCTGCAGGGCGATGGCTCCGTCTGGGCATGGGGCTCGAACAGAGGTGGACCGTTGGGCAACGGGACAACAATCGACAGCCTGGCGCCGCAGAGAGTGATGCAGGTCGACAATGTCATTGGGGTCGCCGCAGGCGGAGAGCTATCGCTTGCGTTGCGGCGCGACGGCACGGTTTGGGCTTGGGGCAGTTTCTATCTCAGCGACGCGTCTGCCGAATTCCTTCCCCCCATGCAGGTAGAAGGGTTGAGTGACATTACGACGATCGAGGCTGGCAGCAATCACGCGGTGGCCGTCAAGAACGACGGCACTGTCTGGGCCTGGGGGAACAACAATGATGGAGTACTTGGCGATGGGACGACCACGGACAGTCTTATCCCTGTGAGGGTATCTGGGCTGACCAGCGTAGCCTCCATTGCCGCAGGAGGTGGCCATTCATTGGCTTTGCGTAGCGACGGCACTGTCTGGTCATGGGGTTTGAATTTCAACGGTCAGTTGGGCAACGGGACCGTTGTTGGTCGCCGCGTTCCCGTACAGATCTCTGGGTTGAGTAGCATCATCGCCATCGCTGCAGGGCTGGCCCACTCGTTGGCTCTTCAGAGCGACGGCACAGTCTGGGCCTGGGGGTCCAATGCTTTGGGCCAGATCGGTGATGGGACAACCATCGACCGCATCGTCCCTGTGAAAGTCGCTGCATTGAACGGCGTCACCTCGATTGCTGCTGGGGAACTGCATTCCATGGCCGTTCGCAGTGACGGCACTGCCTGGGCCTGGGGTTCAAGCTCCTATGGGCAGCTCGGTGATGGGACGACCTCGCGCCGCCTGGTACCCGTGCTGCCTCGGCTGCCTTGA
- a CDS encoding choice-of-anchor A family protein: protein MALSCGERDIEPFSRSTNKVLILASSVSGGLRSREAVAAGRFYGSEVHVVTPSQWRAMSAEQFMTYRALVIGDAACQSGTDAFQAAIDSRSAWGAIVDGNVALLATDPTSNGTEELVERAIHFVLDSPQYLTAMYIALGCAYQSAPPDTAVPLLEPFGTFRVTGVQGCADSGHLFQMSPSLLSDGLTDDMLSGDGCAARSVFTTYPEHTFAFAALAKSSTGAPIPGQRTYLDYSEGEARPEVGTPYLVVRGAAAQSAGCGTPDPMTGEECDLGDLLNGAPAVSGQPARETCSWSCRNNWCGDGVVDTVHGEECDEGIKNGRTGDANATIGTCTSFCKRPQLPSGSHPPVALCRNVTVTATLTCGLPADINEGSSDPDGDLVGCTQSPEGPYDIGTTTVTLTCTDRANHAASCSGVVEVLDKVPPTLTVSGPPNLSRECTAGATFTPPGATASDPCDGPLPQSSITVSGSVNLGEPRPAPGYTLSYVATDAAGNRSAPAVVTVTVADTLPPALTLQGSPSLSLVCGAPFVEPGATAHDQCEGDITSRIVTSGNVNTSVPGQYTLSYRVADRGGRVATASRRVSIVGTEIRLSDYTLFVLRNYTGGMDVRGKVAAGGNIHMMSFSVGEDLPNNNVSRLLVAGGNLNLTSGSVWGEAFYGGAYSTGGGVTFHRGTLSRGAPIDFAARFTQLRSLSAQLAALTPTGTATRSSGGYHLLSLSGTNPKVNVFEVQGSALNGLNQLDIRAPAGSLAIINIRGTTATLSNMGITMSGGIDAHGILYNLPEATTFHASSIGIWGTLLAPHADVTFNNGNWDGGIYAVSMTGTAEGHLNVLNDRASCQ, encoded by the coding sequence ATGGCTCTGTCCTGTGGAGAGCGGGACATCGAGCCCTTCAGCCGGAGCACCAACAAGGTGCTGATCCTCGCCAGCAGCGTCAGCGGCGGCCTTCGGAGCCGCGAGGCGGTGGCGGCGGGCCGCTTCTATGGCTCGGAGGTCCACGTCGTCACCCCGTCGCAGTGGCGGGCCATGTCGGCCGAGCAGTTCATGACCTACCGAGCCCTCGTCATCGGCGATGCGGCGTGTCAGAGCGGCACGGACGCGTTCCAGGCCGCCATCGACAGCCGCTCGGCCTGGGGAGCCATCGTCGACGGCAACGTCGCGCTCCTGGCGACGGACCCGACCTCCAACGGCACCGAGGAGCTGGTCGAGCGCGCGATCCACTTCGTGCTCGACTCTCCTCAGTACCTGACCGCGATGTACATCGCCCTGGGCTGCGCCTATCAGAGCGCCCCGCCCGACACGGCGGTGCCGCTCCTGGAGCCCTTCGGCACCTTCCGGGTGACGGGCGTGCAAGGCTGCGCCGACAGCGGGCACCTGTTCCAGATGTCTCCCTCCCTGCTCTCGGACGGCCTGACGGACGACATGCTCTCGGGTGATGGGTGCGCGGCGCGCTCGGTGTTCACCACCTACCCGGAGCACACCTTCGCGTTCGCGGCGCTCGCGAAGAGCTCGACGGGAGCCCCCATCCCGGGCCAGCGCACCTACCTGGACTACAGCGAGGGCGAGGCGCGGCCCGAGGTGGGCACGCCCTACCTGGTGGTGCGAGGCGCCGCGGCGCAGAGTGCCGGCTGCGGCACGCCCGATCCGATGACGGGCGAGGAGTGCGACCTGGGCGATCTGCTCAACGGGGCGCCCGCGGTCTCCGGACAGCCGGCCAGGGAGACGTGCTCGTGGTCATGCCGGAACAACTGGTGCGGAGACGGCGTGGTGGACACCGTCCACGGCGAAGAGTGCGACGAGGGCATCAAGAACGGCCGCACCGGCGACGCCAACGCCACCATCGGGACGTGCACCTCGTTCTGCAAGCGCCCCCAGTTGCCGAGCGGCTCCCACCCGCCGGTGGCCCTCTGCCGGAACGTGACGGTCACCGCGACGCTCACCTGTGGCTTGCCCGCGGACATCAACGAAGGCTCCAGCGATCCGGATGGCGACCTGGTGGGCTGCACGCAGAGCCCGGAGGGCCCCTATGACATCGGCACGACGACGGTGACGCTGACGTGCACGGATCGGGCGAACCACGCCGCGAGCTGCTCGGGCGTGGTGGAGGTGCTGGACAAGGTGCCGCCGACGCTCACCGTCAGCGGGCCGCCGAACCTGTCACGGGAGTGCACCGCGGGAGCCACCTTCACCCCGCCAGGGGCCACCGCGAGCGATCCCTGCGACGGCCCCCTGCCCCAGAGCAGCATCACCGTGAGCGGCTCGGTGAACCTGGGAGAGCCACGCCCTGCTCCCGGTTACACGCTGAGCTATGTCGCGACGGATGCGGCCGGCAACCGCTCCGCTCCAGCCGTCGTCACGGTCACGGTGGCCGACACGCTCCCCCCTGCCTTGACCCTCCAGGGTTCCCCCTCCCTGTCCCTGGTGTGCGGAGCGCCCTTCGTCGAGCCGGGCGCCACGGCCCACGATCAGTGCGAAGGCGACATCACCTCGCGGATCGTCACCTCCGGCAACGTGAACACCTCCGTCCCGGGTCAGTACACGCTCTCGTACCGGGTGGCGGACCGAGGGGGCCGCGTGGCCACGGCCTCTCGCAGGGTCTCGATCGTGGGCACCGAGATCCGGCTGAGCGACTACACCCTCTTCGTGCTGCGCAACTACACCGGAGGCATGGACGTGCGGGGCAAGGTCGCGGCAGGCGGCAACATCCACATGATGAGCTTCTCGGTGGGCGAGGACCTGCCGAACAACAACGTCTCCCGGCTCCTGGTGGCGGGAGGCAACCTGAACCTCACCAGCGGCAGCGTCTGGGGTGAGGCCTTCTATGGAGGCGCCTACAGCACGGGCGGGGGCGTCACCTTCCACCGGGGCACCCTGTCGCGCGGCGCGCCCATCGACTTCGCCGCCCGCTTCACCCAGTTGCGCAGCCTGTCCGCCCAGCTCGCGGCCCTGACTCCCACGGGCACGGCGACGCGCTCGTCCGGGGGCTACCACCTGCTCTCGCTGAGCGGCACGAACCCCAAGGTGAACGTCTTCGAGGTGCAGGGCAGCGCCTTGAACGGCCTCAACCAGCTGGACATCCGCGCGCCAGCCGGCTCGCTGGCGATCATCAACATCCGAGGCACCACCGCCACGCTCTCGAACATGGGCATCACGATGAGCGGAGGCATCGATGCCCACGGCATCCTCTACAACCTCCCGGAGGCGACGACCTTCCATGCCAGCAGCATCGGCATCTGGGGCACGCTGCTGGCCCCCCATGCCGATGTCACCTTCAACAACGGGAACTGGGATGGAGGCATCTACGCCGTGTCGATGACGGGCACGGCGGAGGGCCACCTCAACGTGCTGAACGACCGCGCCTCCTGCCAGTAA
- a CDS encoding right-handed parallel beta-helix repeat-containing protein: MRALSAVLTLLALPLVASAAEYRVGPSQTYANIGDVPWESLSPGDTVFIHARPTPYAEKWVIGRRGTQAAPITVRGVPDAQGQRPIIHGEGATTRSQLNYWNEERGIIKIGGSNTPADTLPAYIVIEGLHLRRARGSFTGRSGTSTYNANAAGIFIEKGEHIVIRNCVLEDNGNGLFIANSTTDVLIEGNSIHGNGNSGSILEHNTYTEALGIVYQYNHFGPPCANCLGNNLKDRSAGTVVRYNWIEGGNRQIDLVESTSATLRADPSYLRTFVYGNVLVEPDGAGNRQIVHFGGDNGNESTYRGTLYLWNNTIVSTRTDRTTLVRLSSEPQTAHVTGNVVFLTASGNNLELFGGAGTLRHGGNWYKPSYVSSFSTVTGSVVDTGGNITGSDPGFVSLAGQDFHLLTSSPLRGKAVAPPAETSAHPLSRQYVKHQSSEPRPTGSTLDIGALGFGTSGGGQDGGTDLPDGGGQTPDSGTGPSGSDGGTGNPDGGTGLPDDMEDSGGCGCGTTDSASFALILLGLLGVLARRAARA, encoded by the coding sequence ATGCGTGCTCTCTCCGCTGTCCTCACCCTGCTTGCACTGCCACTGGTCGCATCCGCGGCGGAGTATCGGGTCGGCCCCAGTCAGACCTACGCCAATATCGGTGATGTCCCCTGGGAGTCGCTGAGCCCAGGGGATACCGTCTTCATCCACGCGCGGCCCACGCCCTACGCCGAGAAGTGGGTGATCGGCCGCAGGGGAACCCAGGCAGCACCCATCACGGTCCGTGGCGTGCCGGATGCACAGGGCCAGCGGCCCATCATCCACGGGGAAGGCGCCACCACCCGCTCCCAGCTCAACTACTGGAACGAGGAGCGCGGCATCATCAAGATCGGTGGCTCCAACACTCCGGCGGACACCCTCCCCGCCTACATCGTCATCGAAGGGCTGCACCTGCGCCGGGCCCGGGGCTCATTCACCGGCCGCAGCGGCACCTCCACCTACAACGCCAACGCCGCCGGCATCTTCATCGAGAAGGGCGAGCACATCGTCATCCGCAACTGCGTCCTCGAGGACAACGGCAACGGGCTGTTCATCGCGAACAGCACAACGGACGTGCTCATCGAGGGCAACTCCATCCACGGCAACGGCAACTCGGGCAGCATCCTCGAGCACAACACGTACACCGAGGCCCTCGGCATCGTGTACCAGTACAACCACTTCGGCCCGCCGTGCGCCAACTGCCTGGGCAACAACCTCAAGGATCGCTCCGCCGGCACCGTCGTCCGGTACAACTGGATCGAGGGCGGCAACCGGCAGATCGATCTCGTGGAGTCCACCAGCGCCACGCTCCGCGCCGATCCGTCCTACCTGCGCACGTTCGTCTACGGCAACGTGCTCGTCGAGCCAGATGGCGCGGGCAACCGGCAGATCGTCCACTTCGGCGGCGACAACGGCAACGAGTCGACCTACCGCGGCACGCTCTACCTCTGGAACAACACCATCGTCTCCACTCGCACGGACCGCACCACGCTGGTGCGTCTGTCCAGTGAGCCCCAGACGGCCCATGTCACCGGCAACGTCGTCTTCCTCACCGCGAGCGGCAACAACCTCGAGCTGTTCGGCGGCGCCGGCACCCTGCGCCACGGCGGCAACTGGTACAAGCCGAGCTATGTGTCCTCCTTCTCGACAGTCACGGGCTCGGTCGTGGACACGGGCGGCAACATCACGGGGAGCGACCCGGGTTTCGTGAGCCTCGCGGGCCAGGACTTCCACCTTCTCACCTCCTCGCCGCTGCGTGGCAAGGCCGTCGCGCCCCCGGCCGAGACGAGCGCCCACCCGCTGTCTCGCCAGTACGTGAAGCACCAGTCCAGCGAGCCCCGTCCCACGGGCAGCACCCTGGACATCGGCGCGCTCGGCTTCGGCACCAGCGGCGGTGGCCAGGATGGAGGAACGGACCTGCCCGATGGCGGAGGGCAGACTCCGGACTCCGGCACGGGGCCGAGCGGCTCGGATGGTGGTACCGGGAATCCGGATGGTGGCACCGGGCTCCCGGATGACATGGAGGACTCGGGAGGGTGCGGCTGTGGCACCACGGACAGTGCGTCGTTCGCGCTGATCCTCCTCGGGCTCCTGGGCGTCCTCGCACGGAGGGCGGCACGCGCATGA
- a CDS encoding DNA polymerase beta superfamily protein — protein sequence MSHGTPRIKGLESVDPLSVPLPHGTEIITRVARLAGERRVPQGMVGRVVRARDGGFDVQIVGVGELWYAREELVPRKPGQVQFALRRAAAWEALQPCVVLEATVGSRAWGLAHEGSDTDARGVFALPLSWTWGLGEVPRDLVSADGSTTYWEYRKAIDQALRADPNTLELLFVPSVRAQDVLGEWMLAEREAFVSRNIFGSFGRYALSQLHKLSSSQRLAEHRDLVLDWLCEEPAPDLDEVARRLAKHSPRQAPTVEDGILAAKTYIKQLYRSLSDQGLIEANDFAALTRYARGGGRRPPDSRELRPKNAYNLLRLIALATGWLRDGAPVFEATGALRERLLDIKNGRVALDEVLRDAEALAPELEAARDKSPLPEHPDYARADRLLRRAGDELARRWVLKEPGPWGREAPTAPEYTSSDTQSEPE from the coding sequence ATGAGCCACGGCACTCCCCGAATCAAAGGTCTCGAGAGCGTCGACCCCCTCTCCGTTCCCCTGCCCCATGGCACGGAGATCATCACCCGTGTCGCTCGCCTGGCCGGAGAGCGCCGCGTCCCCCAGGGCATGGTGGGTCGGGTCGTCCGCGCCCGCGACGGCGGCTTCGACGTGCAGATCGTCGGCGTGGGCGAGCTCTGGTACGCGCGCGAGGAGCTGGTGCCGCGCAAGCCCGGTCAGGTGCAGTTCGCCCTGCGCCGCGCCGCCGCCTGGGAGGCGCTCCAGCCCTGCGTGGTGCTCGAGGCCACCGTGGGCTCGCGAGCCTGGGGGCTCGCCCACGAGGGCTCGGACACGGACGCGCGTGGTGTCTTCGCCCTGCCTCTGTCGTGGACGTGGGGGCTGGGTGAGGTGCCACGGGATCTCGTCAGCGCCGATGGCAGCACCACCTACTGGGAGTACCGCAAGGCCATCGATCAGGCGCTCCGCGCCGATCCCAACACGCTGGAGCTGCTCTTCGTCCCATCCGTCAGAGCCCAGGACGTCCTCGGCGAGTGGATGCTCGCCGAGCGCGAAGCCTTCGTGTCCCGCAACATCTTCGGCAGCTTCGGCCGCTACGCCCTGAGCCAGCTCCACAAGCTGTCCAGTTCGCAGCGCCTGGCCGAGCACCGCGATCTCGTCCTCGACTGGCTCTGCGAGGAACCCGCTCCGGACCTGGACGAGGTGGCCCGCCGGCTGGCGAAGCACTCGCCGCGCCAGGCCCCCACCGTCGAGGATGGCATCCTCGCGGCCAAGACGTACATCAAGCAGCTCTACCGCTCGCTGTCGGACCAGGGGCTCATCGAGGCCAACGACTTCGCGGCGCTCACCCGCTACGCCCGCGGCGGTGGCCGGCGCCCGCCCGACTCTCGGGAGCTGCGGCCCAAAAACGCCTACAACCTGCTCCGGCTCATTGCCCTGGCCACGGGCTGGCTGCGCGACGGTGCCCCCGTCTTCGAGGCCACGGGCGCGCTGCGCGAGCGGCTGCTCGACATCAAGAATGGCCGGGTCGCTCTGGACGAGGTGCTCCGGGATGCCGAGGCGCTTGCCCCAGAGCTCGAGGCGGCCCGCGACAAGAGCCCCCTGCCCGAACACCCGGACTACGCCCGGGCCGACCGGCTGCTGCGCCGAGCGGGCGATGAGCTCGCCCGGCGCTGGGTGCTCAAGGAGCCCGGTCCCTGGGGACGCGAGGCCCCCACGGCGCCCGAGTACACCTCGAGCGACACGCAGTCCGAACCCGAGTGA
- the deoD gene encoding purine-nucleoside phosphorylase, whose amino-acid sequence MPTPHISAAPGDFAEVVLMPGDPLRARYIAERFLQDARQVTAVRNMYGYTGTFQGRRLSVMGHGMGIPSLSIYATELIKEYGAKVLIRVGSCGAIRKDVPMRSVIVATGAGTDSKVNRMRLLDHDFPAVADFTLARRAVEAAERRGKAVRVGSVFSTDFFYHPQTQLLDVVERMGMLAVEMEVAGLYGVAAEFGARALALLTVSDQIRLGQSLTPEERQLTFDEMIEVALDVVVAESGSGA is encoded by the coding sequence ATGCCAACTCCTCACATTTCCGCCGCACCGGGAGACTTCGCCGAAGTGGTGTTGATGCCCGGAGATCCGCTCCGAGCTCGCTACATCGCCGAGCGCTTCCTGCAGGACGCCCGCCAGGTCACCGCGGTGCGCAACATGTACGGCTACACCGGCACCTTCCAGGGCCGGAGGCTCTCGGTGATGGGCCATGGGATGGGCATCCCCTCCCTGTCCATCTACGCCACCGAGCTCATCAAGGAGTACGGAGCCAAGGTGCTCATCCGCGTCGGCAGCTGCGGGGCCATCCGGAAGGACGTGCCCATGCGGAGCGTCATCGTCGCGACGGGGGCCGGCACGGACTCGAAGGTCAACCGCATGCGGCTCTTGGATCATGACTTCCCGGCCGTGGCGGACTTCACCCTGGCCCGGAGGGCCGTGGAGGCGGCCGAGCGGCGCGGCAAGGCGGTGCGCGTGGGCTCCGTCTTCTCCACGGACTTCTTCTACCACCCGCAGACCCAGCTCCTGGACGTGGTCGAGCGCATGGGGATGCTGGCCGTGGAGATGGAGGTGGCCGGGCTCTACGGCGTGGCCGCCGAGTTCGGGGCCCGGGCGCTCGCGCTGCTCACGGTGTCCGATCAGATCCGCCTGGGACAGAGCCTGACGCCGGAGGAGCGGCAGCTCACGTTCGATGAAATGATCGAGGTGGCGCTGGACGTCGTCGTCGCCGAGAGCGGCTCCGGCGCCTGA